GCTTCGGGAGAAATATGGCCGATGGAAAGCCCGGAACTTCCTCCGGAGAAACGCCCGTCCGTAATCAGGGCACAGGATTTCGCCAGGCCCTTCGACTTGAGGTAACTGGTCGGGTAAAGCATCTCCTGCATGCCAGGGCCGCCTTTAGGACCTTCGTAGCGAACCACAACAACATCGCCTGCGGTGACCTGATCGCCCAGAATTCCATCGATAGCACCTTCCTGGCTCTCGAAGACGATTGCTTTCCCCGTGAGTACAAGCATGGATGGGTCCACACCCGCTGTCTTGACGATGCAACCTTCTGGGGCAAGATTGCCGAAGAGAATGGCAAGACCACCATCCTTGCTGAACGCATGCTCCGCAGACCGTATCGCGCCGGTCTCACGATTCTTGTCGAGTTCCTCCCAGCGGGCGGACTGCGAAAAGGCCGTCTGAGTGGGGATATTGCCAGCAGCCGCACGATAGAAGGTGTGAACCGACGCCTCCTCTGTCCGCATGATGTCCCAATCTTCAAGGGCCTTCCCAAGCGTGGGGGCATGAACCGTGGGCACATTCGTATCGATCAGTCCGGCCCGGTCAAGTTCGCCAAGAATCGCCATGACGCCGCCCGCGCGATGGACGTCCTCAAGATGTACATCGCTCTTGGCCGGTGCAACTTTGCAGAGGCAGGGTACTTTGCGGGACAGGCGATCGATATCCGCCATCGTGAAGTTCACTTCGCCTTCGCTGGCAGCCGCCAGCAGGTGCAGCACTGTGTTTGTCGAGCCGCCCATGGCAATGTCCAGACTCATGGCATTCTCGAAAGCGGCGCGGCTCGCAAGGCGACGGGGAAGCACACTCGCGTCGTCCTTCTCATACCAGCGCTTGGCAAGATCGACGATCAATCGACCGGCGCGTCGAAATAGTTGTTCCCGATCGGAATGTGTCGCCAGAACGGAACCGTTTCCTGGCAAGGCAAGCCCCAGAGCCTCTGTGAGACAGTTCATGGAGTTGGCAGTAAACATGCCCGAACAGGAACCGCACGTTGGACAAGCAGACCGCTCAATCACAGCCACGTCTGCATCGCTGTAGTTGCTGTCTGCGGCGGCAACAATGGCATCGACCAGATCGAATGCTTGTTTGCGATCCTTCACCGTGGCCTTTCCTGCCTCCATCGGGCCGCCCGAGACAAAGATCGCGGGGATGTTCAGCCGCATGGCAGCCATCAACATTCCTGGCGTGATCTTGTCGCAGTTCGAAATGCAGACGAGGGCATCTGCGCAGTGCGCATTGGCCATGTATTCGACACAATCCGCAATAAGCTCACGCGACGGAAGCGAATAGAGCATTCCGCCATGCCCCATGGCGATGCCGTCATCGACGGCAATAGTGTTGAATTCCTTCGCGACACCGCCCGCTGCTGCAATCTCGCCCGCCACCAGCTGGCCCAGATCTTTCAGATGAACGTGCCCAGGAACAAATTGCGTGAAGCTGTTGGCGACGGCAATGATCGGTTTGCCGAAATCTCCATCCTTCATCCCTGTCGCTCGCCAAAGGCTGCGAGCACCTGCCATATTGCGGCCGTGGGTGGTTGTCCTTGAACGGTAGGGCGGCATGCTCTCTCCTGGAAGAAGCTGATCAAAAGGCTAGCGACTCGGGGGAGGGTTGTAAAATATATTATTGTCGCGTTATTAGGTCGTCATACATATGGATCAACGACAGCTCAAACACTTCTTGGCGGTTGCGGAAACATTGCACTTCGGTAAAGCGGCAGACCGCCTTGGGATGACGCAGCCACCGTTGAGTCAATCCATCAGAGCTCTGGAAGCTGAGATCGGTTCGCCCCTCTTTGTGCGGACGAATCGCAGCGTGTCGCTGACTTCTCTGGGAGCCGAGTGGCTGGGTCCTGTTCGCTCCGCGCTCGATGACCTGGAGAACTTGGCCCGGCTGGCGCAACGCCTTCGCAGCGGCGACACTGGCCGGCTCGAAGTATCCTTCGTCAGCACTGCCGACTACAGCATCTTGCCAACGTTGGTGCAACGTTTCAGGCAGCTCTATCCGGCGGTCGAATTGCTGCTTACTGAGGCGACCAGCGATGTACAAATATCAACTCTGCTTGAGGAGAAAGGCAATGTAGGCATCATCATCCGGGATGTCCCAGCACTGCCTAAAGGACTTTCCTATCGTAAGCTCGTTTGCGAATCACTGATTGCTGCAGTCCCGGAAGACTGGATTACGCAGGGCCGCATCACTCCTGTGAAAGGTCGACTGACCTCAGCCGAGATGACTGCATCGTCGCTGGTCATCTTCCCGCGACGCGTTGCCCCTTCTTTCTATGACCTCGTTATGGATTACTACGCCGCCCACGGAGGCGACGTTCACATCATCCAACATGCGATCCAGATGCAGACCATCATCAGCCTGGTTTCGGCTGGAATGGGAATCGCGCTTGTACCCGCATCGATGCGTCACTTGGCGCGTTCTGGGGTGGCCTATCTGGCCTTGCAGAGCAAGGCACCTCAGCTCGAATCGGGGCTCATCTGGCGTGATGGGGATTCAACTTCCACTCTCGCCAATTTCCTCCGCATTGCAACCAAGTCTCATGTTGCAATCCGGCAGACA
Above is a genomic segment from Granulicella cerasi containing:
- the ilvD gene encoding dihydroxy-acid dehydratase, with protein sequence MPPYRSRTTTHGRNMAGARSLWRATGMKDGDFGKPIIAVANSFTQFVPGHVHLKDLGQLVAGEIAAAGGVAKEFNTIAVDDGIAMGHGGMLYSLPSRELIADCVEYMANAHCADALVCISNCDKITPGMLMAAMRLNIPAIFVSGGPMEAGKATVKDRKQAFDLVDAIVAAADSNYSDADVAVIERSACPTCGSCSGMFTANSMNCLTEALGLALPGNGSVLATHSDREQLFRRAGRLIVDLAKRWYEKDDASVLPRRLASRAAFENAMSLDIAMGGSTNTVLHLLAAASEGEVNFTMADIDRLSRKVPCLCKVAPAKSDVHLEDVHRAGGVMAILGELDRAGLIDTNVPTVHAPTLGKALEDWDIMRTEEASVHTFYRAAAGNIPTQTAFSQSARWEELDKNRETGAIRSAEHAFSKDGGLAILFGNLAPEGCIVKTAGVDPSMLVLTGKAIVFESQEGAIDGILGDQVTAGDVVVVRYEGPKGGPGMQEMLYPTSYLKSKGLAKSCALITDGRFSGGSSGLSIGHISPEAAEGGLLGLVETGDTIKIDIPSRSIQLELSKDILEERRAAMIARGSRAWKPIERERAVSPALQAYAALTSNAARGAIRDVGKLRSN
- a CDS encoding LysR family transcriptional regulator, with protein sequence MDQRQLKHFLAVAETLHFGKAADRLGMTQPPLSQSIRALEAEIGSPLFVRTNRSVSLTSLGAEWLGPVRSALDDLENLARLAQRLRSGDTGRLEVSFVSTADYSILPTLVQRFRQLYPAVELLLTEATSDVQISTLLEEKGNVGIIIRDVPALPKGLSYRKLVCESLIAAVPEDWITQGRITPVKGRLTSAEMTASSLVIFPRRVAPSFYDLVMDYYAAHGGDVHIIQHAIQMQTIISLVSAGMGIALVPASMRHLARSGVAYLALQSKAPQLESGLIWRDGDSTSTLANFLRIATKSHVAIRQTGTS